In Clostridia bacterium, a single window of DNA contains:
- a CDS encoding UDP-N-acetylmuramoyl-L-alanyl-D-glutamate--2,6-diaminopimelate ligase, translating into MKIEKILEGIAYQGDGSVEVTHIESDSRKVTEGCLFVCVKGYETDGHKYAKMAEEKGAAAILAQDEISVSCPVIYVKDSRRALAHACNLFHGKPSEKFTLIGITGTNGKTTTTFLIKQILEYAGQKVGLIGTNQNMIGDEIIETSRTTPDSFELQALFARMAEAKVDTVVMEVSSHALYLDRVYGCDFDVGVFTNLTQDHLDFHKTMENYAEAKAILFSRCKKGVVNMDDKWSSVMLGGSCAYTGYSVEKESALHATHICLNQENVTFNIGEVPFVLGIPGKFSVYNALSAIGATASLGLELPFIAEALKHAKGVKGRAEVVDLGFDFTVLIDYAHTPDGLENILKTAKGFAKGRVIALFGCGGDRDATKRPIMGDIATTLADYAIVTSDNPRTEDPDLIIEDVVKGIKSDNYCVFADRREAIVHALQIAKKDDVIVLAGKGHEDYQVIGKEKVHFDETEILTEIRDKMSRGE; encoded by the coding sequence TTGAAAATAGAAAAAATTCTGGAAGGCATTGCGTATCAGGGAGACGGAAGCGTTGAGGTTACACATATCGAGTCGGACTCCCGTAAGGTTACGGAGGGCTGTTTGTTTGTATGCGTAAAGGGGTATGAAACAGACGGTCATAAGTATGCTAAAATGGCGGAGGAAAAAGGTGCTGCGGCAATATTGGCACAGGACGAAATCTCTGTTTCCTGCCCGGTTATTTATGTAAAGGACTCCAGAAGAGCATTGGCACACGCATGTAATTTATTCCACGGCAAGCCCTCGGAAAAGTTTACTTTAATCGGTATCACGGGTACCAACGGAAAAACCACAACCACCTTTTTAATCAAGCAGATTTTAGAATATGCGGGACAAAAGGTTGGTTTGATCGGAACCAATCAGAACATGATTGGTGACGAAATTATTGAAACGTCCAGAACCACCCCGGATTCTTTTGAATTGCAGGCTTTGTTTGCGAGAATGGCGGAGGCAAAGGTGGATACGGTTGTGATGGAGGTTTCCTCCCACGCGCTGTATTTAGACCGGGTATACGGCTGTGATTTTGATGTGGGTGTATTTACAAATCTTACGCAGGATCATCTGGATTTCCACAAAACCATGGAGAATTATGCAGAGGCAAAAGCTATTTTGTTCTCCCGCTGTAAAAAAGGCGTGGTGAACATGGATGACAAATGGTCTTCTGTAATGCTCGGCGGCAGCTGCGCGTATACCGGCTACTCTGTCGAAAAAGAGTCTGCGCTTCATGCAACCCATATATGCTTAAATCAGGAGAATGTTACGTTTAATATCGGAGAAGTTCCTTTTGTTCTGGGCATTCCGGGAAAATTCTCGGTATATAATGCATTAAGTGCAATCGGCGCGACCGCAAGTCTTGGCTTAGAGCTTCCCTTTATTGCAGAGGCATTAAAACATGCAAAGGGCGTAAAGGGACGTGCTGAAGTGGTGGACCTCGGTTTCGACTTTACGGTATTGATTGACTATGCACATACTCCGGACGGTCTGGAAAATATTTTAAAAACCGCCAAGGGCTTTGCAAAGGGCAGAGTGATTGCGCTGTTTGGCTGTGGTGGTGACCGTGACGCAACCAAGCGTCCCATTATGGGCGACATTGCAACCACACTTGCAGATTATGCGATTGTAACTTCGGATAATCCCCGTACAGAAGACCCCGATCTGATTATTGAAGATGTGGTAAAGGGTATTAAGAGCGATAACTACTGTGTATTTGCAGACAGACGGGAGGCAATTGTGCATGCACTCCAAATTGCAAAAAAGGACGATGTGATTGTTCTTGCAGGTAAGGGTCATGAGGATTATCAGGTTATCGGAAAAGAAAAAGTACATTTCGATGAAACCGAAATTTTAACAGAGATTCGGGACAAAATGAGTAGAGGAGAATAA
- the ftsW gene encoding putative lipid II flippase FtsW has product MKKTKFRVFNGEKEKKKNKGQPDAILFNVILVLLCFGLVMCFSASAPSANQNMGDSYYYFRKQLTVAIVGFVGMLIAMRYDYHKLAQKLPLFFWVTLALLGLVLLFPEYNGGKRWINLGVSFQPSELAKFTVILWFACKLSAKKQKWNKPKDPKTFVKYFVQDFVPYLGFLAIFVVLLMLEPHFSCTILIFAVGMVMLFVAGMNWGYLVAIAAPVLTLGVWLVSFGYRSARIASWLDPFANPQGEGWQIIQSLLAIGSGGMFGLGLGQSRQKFLWLPEPYNDFIFAVLCEELGFVGAVCLIALFAVLIWRGICIAQRAPDLLGTLLAVGITALMALQVVINIAVVTGTIPVTGMPLPFFSSGGTALIFTMAEMGVLLNISCQGKAVAGDR; this is encoded by the coding sequence TTGAAAAAAACAAAATTCCGTGTTTTTAACGGTGAAAAAGAAAAAAAGAAAAATAAAGGACAGCCGGATGCGATATTGTTTAATGTGATTTTGGTTTTGCTTTGCTTCGGTCTGGTTATGTGTTTCTCGGCTTCAGCTCCCTCTGCCAATCAGAATATGGGGGACAGCTATTACTATTTCCGAAAACAGCTTACCGTTGCCATTGTCGGTTTTGTGGGTATGCTGATTGCCATGCGTTATGACTATCATAAGTTGGCGCAGAAATTACCTTTGTTTTTTTGGGTGACACTCGCATTGCTGGGTCTGGTGTTGTTGTTCCCGGAATATAACGGCGGTAAACGCTGGATTAATCTGGGTGTTTCCTTCCAGCCCTCCGAGCTTGCGAAATTTACCGTGATTTTATGGTTTGCATGTAAGCTGTCTGCGAAAAAACAAAAATGGAACAAACCCAAGGATCCCAAAACCTTTGTGAAATATTTCGTGCAGGATTTTGTACCGTATCTGGGCTTTTTGGCGATATTTGTGGTTCTGCTCATGCTTGAACCGCATTTCAGCTGTACCATTTTAATTTTTGCGGTTGGTATGGTGATGCTGTTTGTTGCAGGCATGAACTGGGGATATCTGGTTGCCATTGCGGCGCCGGTTCTGACGTTGGGTGTGTGGTTGGTTTCTTTCGGTTACAGAAGTGCCCGTATTGCAAGTTGGCTGGATCCCTTTGCCAATCCGCAGGGCGAAGGCTGGCAGATTATTCAGTCGTTGCTTGCCATCGGTTCGGGCGGTATGTTCGGTCTTGGTCTCGGACAGAGCCGTCAGAAGTTTTTATGGCTTCCCGAGCCTTATAATGACTTTATCTTTGCAGTGCTTTGCGAAGAGCTGGGCTTTGTGGGTGCGGTTTGCCTGATTGCACTTTTTGCCGTGCTGATCTGGCGTGGCATCTGCATCGCACAACGTGCACCGGATTTGCTGGGCACACTTCTGGCTGTGGGCATTACTGCCTTAATGGCATTGCAGGTTGTAATTAATATCGCAGTTGTAACCGGTACCATCCCGGTAACCGGTATGCCGCTCCCGTTCTTCTCCTCGGGTGGTACTGCGTTGATTTTCACAATGGCAGAAATGGGCGTACTGCTGAACATTTCTTGTCAGGGTAAGGCTGTGGCAGGCGATCGGTAA
- a CDS encoding phospho-N-acetylmuramoyl-pentapeptide-transferase, protein MEPALMAFGVAFLISVILTPVLIPVLKRLKFGQTIREIGPSWHQKKNGTPTMGGIGFLVAAVAATLVFSKFDPKAILGVIAVVAFGIIGFVDDFIKVVLKRNLGLTEVEKLILQVVASVGFLIAAYLLGMIDTKLHIPFTDISIQLSWFYFLFATFFIVGFVNAVNLTDGVDGLAGSVTLLVALFFMLSAGKAGNTGVAVLCASVAGGVFAFLFYNFNPAKVFMGDTGSLFLGGVVSVSAVLMRCELLLLLVGLIYLIEAFSVMIQVAYFKKTGKRVFLMTPIHHHFEKKGWKENKIVIVFSLITLLCCIVAFLA, encoded by the coding sequence ATGGAACCTGCTTTAATGGCATTTGGTGTGGCGTTTTTAATCTCGGTGATTTTGACACCGGTTTTGATTCCTGTTTTAAAACGCCTGAAATTCGGGCAGACCATCCGCGAAATCGGACCGAGCTGGCATCAGAAGAAAAACGGAACACCCACCATGGGCGGTATCGGGTTTCTGGTGGCGGCAGTTGCGGCAACGTTGGTTTTTTCGAAATTTGACCCCAAAGCGATTTTAGGTGTGATTGCAGTAGTTGCTTTCGGCATCATCGGCTTTGTGGATGATTTCATCAAGGTTGTCCTGAAAAGAAACCTCGGACTTACTGAAGTGGAAAAGCTGATTCTGCAGGTTGTGGCTTCGGTCGGCTTTTTGATTGCGGCATATCTTTTGGGTATGATTGACACAAAGCTTCACATCCCGTTTACCGACATTTCCATTCAGCTTTCCTGGTTCTATTTTCTGTTTGCGACCTTCTTTATAGTCGGTTTTGTCAACGCAGTAAATTTAACAGACGGTGTGGACGGTTTGGCGGGCAGTGTAACACTGTTGGTTGCGCTGTTCTTTATGCTGAGTGCGGGTAAAGCAGGAAATACCGGTGTTGCGGTGCTTTGTGCATCGGTAGCCGGTGGTGTTTTTGCATTCCTGTTCTATAATTTTAATCCCGCAAAAGTGTTTATGGGCGATACCGGCTCGCTGTTTTTAGGCGGTGTTGTTTCGGTTTCTGCCGTGCTGATGCGCTGTGAACTGCTTTTGCTGTTGGTTGGTCTGATTTATCTGATTGAGGCTTTTTCGGTTATGATTCAGGTTGCCTACTTTAAAAAGACCGGCAAACGTGTATTTTTAATGACACCCATTCATCATCACTTTGAGAAGAAGGGCTGGAAAGAAAACAAGATTGTGATTGTATTTTCGCTTATTACTTTGCTTTGTTGCATAGTTGCCTTTTTGGCATAA
- the glgA gene encoding glycogen synthase GlgA, with protein MKKILFVTSEVYPFIKTGGLGDVAYALPKELTRKGYETRVICPLYKDIPQSYKDNMEKVCDFSVPVGWRSQYCGLYRTELDGTVFYFLDNEFYFLRGGAYGYYDDGERFAFFNRGVLEAILKMDDFDPDILHINDWHTGMIPLLMKHFYYGTKAYCKTLLTIHNLKFQGIYPKQTLTELLGLDDGYFTEDKVKYYDCISFMKAAIVFSDYVTTVSPTYALEIQNDFFGEGLNGVLSAHNYKLRGVLNGLDYEINDPKTDSKIFANYTWSKPENKVINKTELQKELGLAVDPDMPMIGIVSRMTAQKGFDLVIAMIEEMMAEKVQLVLLGTGDSKYEDVFRYYALRYPERVSANLKFSDELARKIYAGSDIFLMPSLFEPCGLGQLIALRYGSVPLVRETGGLKDTIQPYDEYKNKGNGFSFTNFNAHDMMNVIRYALKVYQDKDAWRKLLKRGMRSNYSWEIAAQNYMEIYDQLESE; from the coding sequence ATGAAAAAAATACTTTTCGTTACATCCGAAGTATATCCGTTTATCAAAACCGGCGGTCTGGGCGACGTGGCATATGCACTCCCGAAAGAATTGACTCGCAAAGGCTATGAAACACGCGTAATTTGTCCTTTATACAAGGATATCCCCCAAAGTTATAAAGATAACATGGAAAAAGTGTGCGATTTCTCGGTTCCGGTTGGCTGGAGAAGCCAGTACTGCGGTTTGTACCGTACCGAGCTTGACGGCACTGTTTTTTACTTTTTAGATAATGAATTTTATTTCCTGCGCGGCGGCGCCTACGGTTACTATGATGACGGCGAACGCTTTGCTTTCTTTAACCGCGGTGTTCTGGAAGCCATTTTGAAAATGGATGATTTTGATCCCGACATCCTGCACATCAACGACTGGCACACCGGTATGATTCCGCTTCTTATGAAGCATTTCTACTACGGCACAAAGGCATATTGCAAAACCTTACTTACCATTCACAACCTAAAATTCCAGGGTATTTATCCCAAGCAGACCTTAACCGAGCTTTTAGGTTTAGATGACGGTTACTTTACCGAAGACAAGGTAAAATACTACGACTGCATTTCGTTTATGAAGGCAGCGATTGTCTTTTCCGATTATGTGACCACCGTAAGCCCCACCTATGCCTTAGAAATCCAGAACGATTTCTTCGGGGAAGGCTTGAACGGTGTTTTAAGTGCGCACAACTATAAACTGCGCGGCGTATTAAACGGTTTGGATTATGAAATCAACGACCCCAAAACCGACAGCAAGATTTTTGCAAACTACACCTGGTCCAAGCCCGAAAATAAAGTCATTAACAAAACCGAGCTTCAAAAAGAGCTGGGTCTTGCTGTAGACCCCGACATGCCCATGATTGGTATTGTCAGCCGTATGACTGCACAAAAAGGCTTTGATCTGGTTATCGCCATGATTGAAGAGATGATGGCAGAAAAGGTTCAGCTTGTGCTTTTGGGCACCGGTGACAGCAAGTATGAGGATGTGTTCCGCTACTATGCACTCCGCTACCCCGAAAGAGTTTCTGCAAACCTCAAATTCTCCGACGAGCTGGCAAGAAAAATCTATGCAGGCAGTGATATTTTCTTAATGCCCTCCCTGTTTGAACCCTGCGGTTTGGGACAGCTGATTGCCCTGCGCTACGGTTCTGTACCGCTGGTACGTGAAACAGGCGGCTTAAAAGACACCATCCAGCCCTACGACGAATATAAAAATAAGGGCAACGGTTTCTCCTTTACCAACTTTAACGCCCATGACATGATGAATGTTATCCGTTATGCTTTAAAGGTGTATCAGGATAAGGATGCATGGCGTAAGCTGTTAAAACGCGGTATGCGTTCCAACTACAGCTGGGAAATCGCGGCTCAGAATTATATGGAAATTTACGATCAATTAGAAAGCGAGTGA
- the rsmH gene encoding 16S rRNA (cytosine(1402)-N(4))-methyltransferase RsmH, with protein sequence MEFKHVSVLLEESLEALALNQVGIYVDGTLGGAGHSFQILSRTKEAKLIGIDRDDEALTAAGKRLSVFSDRTYLKKGNFCDVKRLVAECGFSSINGGLLDLGVSSYQLDNGDRGFSYNHDAKLDMRMDQSGGMTAYDVVNTYSKEQLTKVFRDYGEEKFASQIAQKIVQARETAPVETTFQLVELIKLGIPAKNRREGGHPAKRVFQAIRIEVNNELGILRDAVNDFFDLLEPGGRLAIITFHSLEDRIVKTAFNDFCKGCTCPPDFPICVCGNKPKGKLVFKKPITASEEELEYNSRSSCAKLRAIEKL encoded by the coding sequence ATGGAATTTAAGCATGTATCGGTTTTGCTTGAAGAGAGTTTAGAGGCGCTAGCCTTAAACCAAGTTGGGATATATGTGGACGGGACTCTGGGAGGAGCGGGACACTCCTTCCAGATCCTCAGTCGCACCAAAGAGGCAAAGCTGATTGGCATTGACAGAGATGATGAGGCACTGACAGCAGCAGGAAAGCGGCTATCAGTTTTTTCTGACCGTACATATTTAAAGAAGGGAAACTTCTGTGATGTGAAGCGGTTGGTGGCGGAATGCGGATTTTCGTCCATCAACGGCGGACTTTTGGATCTTGGTGTTTCCAGCTATCAGTTGGACAACGGTGACAGAGGGTTTTCCTATAACCATGACGCAAAGCTTGACATGCGTATGGACCAAAGCGGTGGTATGACGGCTTATGATGTGGTTAACACCTATTCAAAGGAACAGCTTACAAAAGTGTTCCGGGATTATGGTGAAGAAAAGTTTGCATCGCAGATTGCGCAGAAAATCGTGCAGGCAAGGGAAACGGCACCGGTGGAAACGACTTTTCAGTTGGTAGAGCTTATCAAGCTCGGTATTCCTGCCAAGAACCGCAGAGAAGGCGGACATCCTGCAAAGCGGGTATTTCAGGCAATCCGTATTGAGGTAAACAACGAACTGGGCATTTTACGGGATGCTGTAAATGATTTTTTTGACTTATTAGAGCCGGGCGGAAGACTGGCAATTATCACTTTCCATTCATTGGAGGATAGAATTGTAAAAACTGCGTTTAACGATTTTTGCAAAGGCTGTACCTGCCCGCCGGATTTTCCCATTTGCGTTTGCGGAAATAAACCGAAAGGCAAACTGGTGTTTAAAAAACCCATAACCGCATCCGAAGAAGAATTGGAATACAACAGTCGCTCTTCCTGCGCAAAGCTCAGAGCGATAGAAAAATTATAA
- the mraZ gene encoding division/cell wall cluster transcriptional repressor MraZ: MLIGTYEHNMDAKKRVIMPAKFREDIGDKFYLTVGFDGCIRGYSQEEWEKYKSRFDSLPESNENARKIRRVILANSSECEVDKQGRIIIPPNLLKHANLIKETVIIGQSAYIEIWAKENWNVYQPEDDDINLEDLIGSLSEFGL; this comes from the coding sequence TTGCTGATAGGTACCTATGAGCATAATATGGATGCGAAAAAACGTGTCATTATGCCTGCAAAGTTCAGGGAAGATATTGGCGACAAGTTCTACCTGACCGTGGGTTTTGACGGATGTATCCGTGGTTACAGCCAGGAAGAATGGGAAAAATACAAGTCCCGTTTTGACAGCTTGCCCGAGAGTAACGAAAACGCCAGAAAGATTCGCCGTGTGATTTTGGCGAACTCTTCCGAGTGCGAAGTGGACAAGCAGGGCAGAATCATCATTCCTCCCAATCTTTTAAAGCATGCAAACCTGATAAAGGAAACAGTAATCATCGGCCAGTCCGCTTATATTGAAATCTGGGCGAAGGAAAACTGGAATGTATATCAGCCGGAGGATGACGATATCAATCTGGAAGATTTAATCGGTTCTCTTTCGGAATTTGGCTTATAA
- a CDS encoding PASTA domain-containing protein — MKTAGKQVRTRMLVFLYIVIACCAVLVLRTGWIQFVEGDTLEAKAIQQQTSDKIVNPKRGTIYDRNMKALAVSASVKTISANPNAIRKDRLENIVAVHLSRILEMEYEDVAEILARNSTYEFIKRKVEIDQYQEIEKLIADEVIAGIDLVEDSKRYYPYNNFASHVIGFTGTDNQGLAGIELAYDDELKGISGRIVSARNAVGGNMPFDYEKFYTSEDGYNVVLTLDEVIQHYAESHLEAAVADNQLANGAAAIVMDVKTGEILAMTTKPDFNLNQPFTLVDADIKNDLEAIEEDEERNVKTSEALQKMWRNKAVSDMYEPGSVFKIFTAAIALEENLIRDNDMFTCSGVRRVATHNIHCWKTNGHGTQTFADAIKNSCNPAFMEIGDRIGADNFIKYVNGFNLVHPTGIDLPGEAEGLFFSRKNMGIAEIATSSFGQGFQVTPVQMISAIAAVANGGKYMKPHMVKALTDGDGRVVQQIEPEFVKQIISEETAGKLCTYLESVVSEGSGKNAYVQGFRVAGKTGTSEKTPRNQGKYIASFGGFAPADDPQIAVLVMLDEPMGGQYYGGTIAAPVVGHIMNDVLRYLNVEPRLNVEEAKNVDVSVPDVVGKSVSEAISVVQEAGFTYSVKGSGDKVKTQVPSSTARLPEGSTIVLYTEEEPAESIVVPNVSGMTPEQANLAIVGSGLNMKLTGNITGQGDSVVVSQEPAAGTQVQKGTVVYVEIRHLDVE; from the coding sequence ATGAAGACAGCCGGTAAACAAGTTCGAACCAGAATGTTAGTGTTTTTGTATATTGTAATCGCTTGCTGTGCAGTTTTGGTTTTGCGCACAGGCTGGATTCAGTTTGTGGAGGGCGATACGCTTGAAGCAAAGGCGATACAGCAGCAAACCAGTGATAAAATTGTAAATCCCAAGCGCGGTACCATTTATGACCGTAACATGAAGGCTCTGGCGGTCAGCGCATCGGTAAAAACCATAAGTGCAAATCCAAATGCAATCCGCAAGGACCGTCTGGAAAATATTGTGGCGGTGCATTTGTCACGGATTTTAGAAATGGAATACGAGGACGTTGCGGAAATTCTGGCAAGAAATTCTACCTATGAATTTATCAAGCGAAAGGTTGAAATCGACCAGTATCAGGAGATTGAAAAGCTGATTGCAGATGAGGTTATTGCAGGGATTGATTTGGTGGAAGACTCTAAGCGTTATTATCCGTACAACAATTTTGCTTCTCACGTTATCGGCTTTACAGGTACCGACAATCAGGGACTTGCGGGAATTGAGCTGGCGTATGATGACGAGCTTAAGGGTATTTCCGGGCGAATTGTTTCGGCACGCAACGCAGTGGGCGGTAATATGCCCTTTGATTATGAGAAATTCTACACCTCGGAGGATGGCTACAATGTAGTACTGACCTTAGACGAGGTTATTCAGCATTATGCGGAAAGCCATCTGGAGGCGGCGGTAGCAGACAATCAGCTGGCAAACGGTGCGGCAGCAATCGTCATGGATGTAAAAACAGGTGAAATTCTTGCCATGACTACCAAGCCCGACTTTAATCTGAATCAGCCCTTCACGTTGGTGGATGCAGATATAAAAAATGATCTGGAAGCCATTGAAGAGGACGAAGAAAGAAATGTAAAAACCTCCGAAGCATTGCAAAAAATGTGGCGTAACAAGGCTGTGAGTGATATGTATGAGCCCGGCTCTGTGTTCAAAATCTTCACGGCAGCTATTGCGCTGGAGGAAAATCTTATACGGGACAATGATATGTTCACATGCTCCGGTGTTCGGCGTGTGGCAACACATAACATTCATTGCTGGAAAACCAACGGACACGGCACGCAGACCTTTGCGGATGCCATTAAAAACTCATGCAACCCGGCGTTTATGGAAATCGGTGACCGGATAGGTGCAGACAATTTCATTAAATATGTAAACGGATTTAACCTGGTGCATCCGACAGGCATTGATTTGCCCGGTGAGGCAGAAGGCCTGTTTTTCTCCCGTAAAAACATGGGGATTGCAGAAATTGCGACCTCTTCGTTCGGGCAGGGCTTCCAGGTGACTCCCGTGCAGATGATTTCGGCAATTGCTGCCGTGGCAAACGGCGGAAAATATATGAAGCCGCATATGGTTAAAGCTTTAACCGACGGCGACGGAAGAGTGGTTCAGCAAATTGAGCCTGAATTTGTAAAACAGATTATCTCGGAAGAAACGGCAGGTAAGCTTTGCACCTATTTAGAGTCGGTAGTATCCGAAGGCTCGGGTAAAAATGCTTATGTGCAGGGTTTCCGCGTAGCAGGTAAAACGGGAACATCTGAAAAAACACCCCGAAATCAGGGTAAATACATCGCTTCCTTCGGCGGGTTTGCGCCTGCGGACGATCCGCAGATTGCGGTACTCGTTATGCTGGATGAACCCATGGGCGGTCAGTATTACGGCGGTACCATCGCGGCACCTGTTGTAGGACACATTATGAATGACGTTCTGCGTTATCTGAACGTAGAACCACGCCTGAATGTGGAAGAAGCGAAGAATGTGGATGTAAGTGTGCCGGATGTAGTTGGTAAATCGGTTTCTGAAGCCATTTCTGTGGTGCAGGAGGCAGGCTTTACCTATTCGGTCAAGGGTAGCGGTGACAAGGTTAAGACACAAGTACCCAGCAGTACGGCAAGACTGCCCGAAGGCTCAACAATTGTACTGTATACCGAAGAGGAACCTGCTGAAAGCATCGTGGTGCCTAATGTAAGCGGTATGACACCTGAGCAGGCAAATCTTGCGATTGTAGGCAGCGGATTAAATATGAAACTTACCGGCAACATTACAGGTCAGGGTGATTCGGTTGTAGTCAGCCAGGAGCCTGCAGCAGGTACACAGGTACAAAAGGGTACAGTTGTTTATGTAGAAATCAGACACTTGGATGTAGAATAA
- a CDS encoding UDP-N-acetylmuramoyl-tripeptide--D-alanyl-D-alanine ligase yields MEMLTLADIVRATKGKLSGGTPETAIIDVNTDSRVIGAGMLFVALSGVNFDGHNFVQSAAEQGAVAVVVSKDVEVSCAKIIVEDTLKALGDIATFYRSRFKIPFVGVTGSVGKTTTKDMIAWVLDSKYNLLKTKGNFNNQIGLPLTLLRLERDNEIGVTEMGMSGFGEIDALASMVKPDTGVFTNIGMSHIEKLGSRENICKAKLEMLSHIRPGGNVIYCGDDDMLWSERMRFNAFNSFSYGIVNEECDVRAVDIAYDSSGTAFTLVHGDVSVRVCIPVFGEHNVKNAMAAYLVGVCYGVSASEYAEAVATFEPGKMRQNILEVNGVTVINDCYNASPSSVQAGLKILNQIDKNRRKVAVLGDMLEMGDFASASHELVGGYVVENNVDILVTVGKDSLNIVQGAIRKGMKEENTRNFETNEQVIEYLDSIVRTGDIVLVKASRGMKLETVVEHLIRF; encoded by the coding sequence ATGGAAATGCTGACCTTGGCGGATATTGTCCGCGCTACCAAAGGGAAATTGTCCGGGGGAACACCGGAAACTGCAATTATAGATGTGAATACGGATTCCAGAGTGATTGGGGCAGGCATGCTTTTCGTTGCACTTTCGGGTGTGAATTTCGACGGACACAATTTCGTGCAGAGTGCTGCTGAGCAGGGAGCTGTTGCGGTGGTTGTGTCAAAAGATGTGGAAGTTAGCTGTGCAAAAATCATTGTTGAAGATACTTTGAAGGCTTTAGGTGACATTGCAACCTTTTACAGAAGCCGTTTCAAAATTCCGTTCGTGGGTGTGACCGGCAGTGTGGGAAAAACCACCACAAAGGATATGATTGCCTGGGTACTGGACTCTAAATACAATCTTTTGAAAACCAAAGGCAATTTCAACAATCAGATTGGTCTCCCGCTGACGCTTTTGCGACTGGAGAGGGATAATGAGATTGGCGTAACCGAAATGGGTATGTCGGGCTTTGGTGAAATTGATGCGCTGGCATCTATGGTAAAGCCGGATACCGGGGTGTTTACCAATATCGGTATGTCCCACATTGAAAAACTCGGGTCGAGGGAAAACATCTGCAAGGCAAAGCTGGAAATGCTTTCTCATATCCGCCCCGGCGGAAACGTGATTTATTGCGGGGACGATGATATGCTCTGGAGTGAGCGCATGCGTTTTAACGCTTTCAATTCCTTTTCTTACGGTATTGTGAATGAGGAATGCGATGTGCGTGCGGTAGATATTGCATACGATTCCTCGGGGACTGCGTTTACACTGGTACACGGGGATGTATCCGTTCGGGTATGTATTCCGGTGTTTGGGGAGCATAATGTAAAAAACGCGATGGCTGCTTATCTTGTGGGTGTTTGCTATGGTGTTTCTGCTTCGGAATATGCTGAAGCGGTTGCAACCTTTGAACCCGGGAAAATGCGTCAGAACATTTTGGAGGTTAATGGTGTAACGGTCATCAATGACTGCTACAATGCAAGCCCGTCATCGGTGCAGGCAGGTCTTAAAATTTTAAATCAGATTGACAAAAACAGACGAAAAGTTGCTGTGCTTGGTGATATGCTTGAAATGGGTGATTTTGCATCTGCATCTCATGAGCTGGTGGGCGGCTATGTGGTGGAAAACAATGTGGATATTCTGGTGACTGTCGGAAAAGACAGCTTAAATATTGTGCAAGGCGCAATCCGTAAAGGCATGAAGGAAGAAAATACACGCAATTTTGAAACAAATGAGCAGGTTATAGAATATTTAGATTCCATTGTGCGTACAGGAGACATTGTGTTGGTTAAGGCGTCCCGCGGTATGAAGCTGGAGACGGTTGTTGAGCATTTGATTCGGTTTTAA